One region of Nitrospira sp. genomic DNA includes:
- a CDS encoding multicopper oxidase domain-containing protein, translating to MDCYWFTRVTSRALSVVAGGALMCLPLTASAESQLHAGQAVPQQTAMSHQLPSWAEQLKGQTIVEDSMAGKPERSAMVEQQHQRIMEHLTHDPQAQAVNTGMFNTQTMMHQYGAGGQDLLLMSDPRVEPVATTNGGKCPAAAPVKQYNVSAINVEITLNQWLDFYPGYMYTLDENLDKVRAEETKNRESRDKEGFDPGAVIPGVQAQWIQPLTIRGNQGDCVKIKLTNKLEGGEDVSLHIHGSSMVVSATGAAAATTNSDSIVQKDKSGEFEWYIHPSTQEGVRQFHTFANDRELTVMGLFGSFVVEPRGSEYLEALGTGDATPTASGWQVIIRNGTGPDFREFVLYYHEVGDEAFRPVNKKGDFLPQRDPLTDAYRPGGRAINYRSEPFGINNMHVQHEYFGFEDESMGYSSYTFGDPSPTIPRSYMGDPAKFRLVHGGSEVFHSHHPHGGTIRWPRSPRAIDDMNLWTTSANGPVKYPVIRAKTDRVDVEVIGPSEALDLETECGSGLCQQLAGDFLFHCHVAHHYVAGMWGYWRVYNTLQQGDMRNDVMPDLRELPDRKGRIKAPITSDKLVGQTVDWFGKAFKIVDKGKSDWKSNPATITIKDWVEMQLPTMGKPGHKNDEKGQTISYDATVLDWAWEGTRALSEPESTIDNPKYRSTHPGKRHPITFEPLTGKVAWPHLTPHFGKRVMFSPNHVGAPWLEMIRRDANGEESVDQALPGENGNWSLCPVNAGRKSYNVHFIKLPITIAKKTGKEPAVVDPNGLIYVLHEEEADVRKNDDLKYPLVVRGNIYDCVDWTLTSEWDDDDYTNFQSSKINTHWHFLQFDNQASDGVITGFSYEQSVRPFTMLEKKNPKGLPVPMNTVFTAAAKKGATTITVKNAKQFHVGTLLLVGADNVKGNEISRIKAINGNTITLAKGLKHDHPANDIVTVEFVRQRFWVDADVGTVFWHDHAFGATTWPHGGFGTFIAEPVGSTYHDPKTGKLVWSGPIADIHTNEPVGHGVNNSFRELMVQVHDTVPHTVNIVTAGNPPGQPIEVALEAGKTVSFAMPEKIYMTPMPFLNGGTHTTGSGLNFRAAPIAQRLATNPDASQIFSSQVHGDPYTPTLRAYVGDTMVFRLLHTLMNESMVWTLSGHTFWTERYASDANRKNSIHIGIAERYDLVVPEAGGSRHLAGDYIHFNGRSSKFSEGGWGIIRVLEKEQADLKKLPAGFSNKGEIPKALPVCPGDAPVKHFNVVAMDFPGMKFNAKAPNEIEVDFERKILTNNPEAKIYALEEDVAKVAGGAQPMPLTLRVNAGDCVKVHLKNKMKDSKASFSAIGLAFDPKDSMGANVGNNPGDQTVVPGGERDYTYYADPFNGETASLVWDWGNVMTNPRNGLFGAIVVGPKGSKYRDPKTGADLSTKNAWAADVIIDRSIPGNEMRANYRDVALFFQDEDNIIGTSFMPYVQNVAGLTGVNYRSEPYKFREEQGCSLGKVFQPCKADKPEDPATPVIEAHAGDPVRIHVLGVSNEQNGMFSVEKHEWPIEPFMRGADQISVVEYSGSETIDAFIPSAGGMYRLPGDYVYSNQRLPYSQSGQWGYVRVLPSGDTRLLPLTGAGAGTKSAEVEQPTIHAIPVASK from the coding sequence ATGGATTGTTATTGGTTCACTCGCGTCACATCGCGCGCCCTCAGCGTTGTTGCTGGCGGCGCGCTCATGTGTCTCCCGCTCACCGCGTCGGCTGAAAGTCAGCTGCACGCGGGGCAGGCGGTCCCTCAACAGACAGCAATGTCCCATCAACTCCCGTCGTGGGCGGAGCAGTTGAAGGGGCAAACGATCGTCGAAGATTCGATGGCTGGAAAGCCGGAGCGGTCTGCGATGGTCGAGCAGCAGCACCAACGGATCATGGAGCATTTGACCCATGACCCGCAGGCGCAAGCGGTCAATACGGGTATGTTCAATACCCAGACCATGATGCACCAGTATGGGGCGGGCGGTCAGGATCTGCTCTTGATGTCTGACCCGCGAGTGGAGCCAGTAGCAACGACGAACGGGGGGAAATGTCCGGCCGCTGCGCCGGTGAAGCAGTACAATGTTTCGGCGATCAACGTCGAAATTACGCTCAACCAATGGCTCGATTTTTATCCCGGCTACATGTACACGCTGGATGAAAATCTCGACAAGGTGCGGGCGGAAGAGACGAAGAATCGGGAATCGCGCGACAAGGAAGGGTTTGATCCGGGTGCGGTGATTCCCGGCGTGCAGGCCCAGTGGATCCAGCCGTTGACCATTCGCGGTAACCAGGGCGACTGCGTCAAGATCAAGCTGACCAATAAGTTAGAGGGTGGCGAGGACGTCAGTCTTCACATCCATGGCTCCAGCATGGTGGTGAGCGCCACCGGTGCCGCAGCCGCGACCACGAACTCCGACAGCATCGTCCAGAAGGACAAGAGCGGCGAGTTCGAATGGTACATTCATCCGAGCACGCAGGAAGGCGTCCGGCAGTTCCATACGTTCGCCAATGACCGTGAATTGACCGTGATGGGTCTCTTCGGATCGTTCGTGGTCGAACCGCGTGGATCCGAGTATCTGGAAGCCTTGGGTACCGGCGATGCGACGCCGACCGCGAGCGGCTGGCAGGTCATCATCCGGAACGGCACCGGTCCGGACTTCCGCGAATTCGTCTTGTACTACCACGAAGTCGGCGACGAAGCCTTCCGCCCCGTGAACAAAAAGGGCGACTTCCTCCCTCAACGTGATCCGTTGACCGACGCGTACCGCCCGGGTGGCCGCGCGATCAACTATCGCAGCGAGCCCTTCGGCATCAATAACATGCACGTGCAGCACGAATACTTCGGCTTTGAGGACGAGTCGATGGGGTACAGCTCGTACACCTTCGGTGACCCGTCCCCGACGATTCCGCGCTCCTACATGGGCGATCCGGCGAAGTTTCGCCTGGTCCATGGCGGATCCGAAGTCTTTCACAGCCACCATCCGCATGGCGGCACGATCCGCTGGCCGCGCAGCCCGCGAGCCATCGATGACATGAACCTGTGGACCACCAGCGCCAATGGACCGGTGAAGTACCCGGTCATTCGCGCGAAGACGGACCGTGTGGACGTCGAAGTCATCGGGCCGTCGGAAGCCTTGGACCTTGAAACCGAGTGCGGCTCGGGGCTCTGCCAGCAATTGGCCGGAGACTTCCTGTTCCATTGCCATGTGGCGCACCACTATGTCGCGGGCATGTGGGGCTACTGGCGCGTGTACAACACCCTGCAGCAGGGTGATATGCGGAACGATGTGATGCCGGATCTGCGTGAGTTGCCGGATCGCAAAGGCCGCATCAAGGCCCCGATCACGTCGGATAAATTGGTCGGGCAGACCGTCGATTGGTTCGGCAAGGCCTTCAAGATCGTCGACAAGGGAAAGAGCGATTGGAAATCCAACCCTGCCACCATCACCATCAAGGACTGGGTCGAGATGCAGTTGCCCACCATGGGCAAGCCCGGCCACAAGAACGATGAAAAGGGCCAGACGATTTCCTACGACGCCACGGTGCTGGATTGGGCCTGGGAAGGCACCCGTGCGTTGAGCGAGCCGGAGAGCACCATCGATAATCCCAAGTACCGGTCCACTCACCCGGGTAAGCGGCATCCGATTACGTTTGAGCCGTTGACCGGAAAGGTGGCCTGGCCGCATTTGACGCCGCACTTCGGCAAGCGCGTGATGTTTTCGCCGAACCACGTCGGCGCGCCCTGGTTGGAAATGATCCGCCGGGATGCGAACGGCGAGGAGAGTGTCGATCAGGCGTTGCCTGGTGAGAATGGCAACTGGAGCCTCTGCCCGGTCAATGCCGGACGGAAGAGCTACAACGTCCACTTCATCAAGCTGCCGATCACGATTGCCAAGAAGACGGGGAAGGAGCCGGCCGTGGTCGATCCGAACGGATTGATCTACGTGCTCCATGAAGAAGAAGCCGACGTTCGCAAGAACGACGATCTGAAGTATCCATTGGTCGTTCGTGGCAACATCTACGATTGCGTGGACTGGACGCTGACGAGCGAGTGGGATGACGACGACTACACCAACTTCCAGTCGTCGAAGATCAACACGCATTGGCATTTCCTGCAGTTCGACAATCAGGCGTCGGACGGTGTCATCACCGGCTTCTCATACGAGCAGTCGGTGCGGCCGTTCACGATGCTGGAGAAGAAGAATCCGAAGGGATTGCCGGTTCCGATGAACACCGTGTTCACCGCCGCGGCCAAGAAGGGTGCGACGACGATTACGGTGAAGAATGCCAAGCAGTTCCATGTCGGCACGCTGCTGCTCGTGGGCGCCGACAATGTGAAGGGCAACGAAATCTCCCGCATCAAGGCCATCAACGGCAACACCATTACCTTGGCCAAAGGCCTGAAGCATGATCACCCGGCTAACGACATCGTGACCGTCGAGTTCGTGCGGCAGCGCTTCTGGGTTGATGCGGACGTGGGAACCGTGTTCTGGCATGACCATGCGTTCGGTGCGACCACTTGGCCGCACGGCGGATTCGGCACGTTCATCGCCGAGCCCGTGGGTTCGACCTATCATGACCCGAAGACCGGAAAACTGGTGTGGAGCGGACCGATCGCGGACATTCACACCAACGAGCCAGTGGGCCATGGCGTCAATAACAGCTTCCGCGAGTTGATGGTGCAGGTGCACGACACGGTGCCCCACACGGTCAACATTGTGACGGCGGGTAATCCTCCCGGGCAGCCGATCGAAGTGGCGCTCGAGGCAGGCAAGACCGTGTCTTTTGCCATGCCGGAGAAGATTTACATGACGCCGATGCCGTTCCTGAACGGTGGAACGCACACCACCGGCAGCGGCTTGAACTTCAGGGCGGCGCCGATTGCCCAGCGGTTGGCGACCAATCCTGATGCATCACAGATCTTCAGCAGCCAGGTGCACGGCGATCCGTACACGCCCACCTTGCGCGCGTATGTCGGTGACACGATGGTGTTCCGTCTGTTGCATACACTCATGAACGAATCGATGGTCTGGACCCTGTCCGGCCACACGTTCTGGACGGAGCGGTATGCGTCGGATGCCAATCGGAAGAACTCCATCCATATCGGCATCGCGGAGCGCTATGACCTCGTGGTGCCCGAGGCGGGTGGAAGCCGGCATTTGGCGGGCGACTATATCCACTTCAATGGCCGGTCCTCGAAATTCTCCGAGGGCGGCTGGGGCATCATTCGGGTGTTGGAGAAAGAGCAGGCGGATCTGAAGAAACTGCCCGCAGGCTTCTCCAATAAGGGGGAGATTCCCAAGGCCTTGCCGGTGTGTCCTGGAGATGCTCCGGTGAAGCACTTCAATGTCGTCGCCATGGACTTCCCTGGGATGAAGTTCAATGCGAAGGCGCCGAATGAAATCGAAGTAGACTTTGAGCGCAAGATTCTCACCAACAATCCCGAGGCGAAAATTTACGCCTTAGAGGAGGACGTGGCAAAGGTGGCCGGCGGAGCGCAGCCGATGCCTCTGACCCTGCGGGTCAACGCAGGCGACTGCGTCAAGGTACATCTGAAGAACAAGATGAAGGACAGCAAGGCTTCCTTCTCGGCGATCGGTCTCGCCTTCGATCCGAAGGATTCCATGGGGGCGAACGTCGGGAACAATCCTGGCGACCAGACCGTGGTGCCGGGAGGTGAGCGCGATTACACCTATTACGCGGATCCCTTCAACGGGGAAACCGCTTCACTGGTGTGGGATTGGGGCAATGTGATGACCAATCCGCGGAATGGCCTGTTCGGAGCCATTGTGGTTGGTCCGAAGGGATCGAAGTACCGTGATCCGAAGACCGGCGCCGACTTGTCTACGAAGAATGCGTGGGCGGCCGACGTCATCATTGACCGGTCAATCCCGGGCAATGAAATGCGCGCGAACTACCGTGACGTGGCGTTGTTCTTTCAAGATGAAGACAACATCATCGGCACGAGTTTCATGCCGTACGTGCAAAATGTGGCGGGTTTGACCGGCGTCAATTACCGGTCTGAGCCGTACAAGTTCCGCGAAGAGCAGGGCTGCTCACTCGGTAAGGTGTTCCAGCCTTGTAAGGCGGACAAGCCGGAAGATCCGGCGACTCCGGTCATCGAAGCTCATGCCGGCGACCCGGTACGCATCCATGTGCTGGGCGTGAGCAATGAGCAGAACGGCATGTTCAGCGTCGAAAAACACGAGTGGCCGATTGAGCCGTTCATGCGTGGCGCCGATCAGATCAGCGTCGTCGAGTACTCCGGATCGGAGACGATCGATGCGTTTATCCCATCTGCCGGTGGGATGTATCGTCTGCCCGGTGACTATGTGTACAGCAACCAACGGCTGCCGTACTCGCAGTCCGGACAGTGGGGATATGTCCGTGTGTTGCCATCCGGTGACACCAGGCTGTTGCCGTTGACTGGTGCCGGTGCCGGAACCAAGAGTGCCGAAGTGGAGCAGCCGACGATCCACGCGATTCCGGTCGCGTCGAAGTAA
- a CDS encoding APC family permease produces MILKRWLVGLPLKTKEAAHERLSKRLALAVFSSDALSSVAYATEEILLVLTLAGSAMVGYSIPVSLSIIGLLIILTMSYRQIIFEYPEGGGAYIVGKSNLGEWSGLVAAAALMIDYVLTVAVSVAAGMAALTSAVPDLLPHRESLCVAAILLVTVVNLRGVRESGQIFAVPTYIFIGTLATMLGVGAIQILSGHASRIEPLPSMAAAEPLTLFLLLRAFSSGCTALTGVEVISNGVSAFKKPEPKNAALTMIGMAVILGALFIGISSMAYYFGIVPKEDETVVSQIARATFGTGLLYYLVQASTMIILILAANSSFNGFPRLASILARDSYMPHQMAMMGDRLVFSNGVIILGMFSCLLIILFNGDTHALIPLYAVGVFLSFTISQAGMVKRWLVKKGPHWEKKLLVNGIGAVTTAIATMIIASTKFTHGAWIVIVLIPLLITFFRAIHSHYKAVSEQVALSRGHRPPLPRRNIVVLPIGGVNRAVIRAVDYARSRSGDIRAVLVDVDPEETARVEIQWAQWGCGVPLTVLPSPYRSVLSSLLDYLEQVLQKDQECWVTVVIPEILPARWWQNILHNQRAFMLKGALLFKDRVILTDVPYHLTR; encoded by the coding sequence ATGATCTTGAAACGCTGGCTGGTCGGCCTGCCACTCAAGACGAAGGAAGCCGCTCACGAACGCCTTTCTAAGCGACTCGCCCTAGCCGTCTTTTCCTCCGATGCCCTTTCCTCGGTGGCCTACGCCACGGAGGAAATTCTGCTCGTCCTCACCCTGGCGGGGAGCGCCATGGTGGGCTATTCCATCCCGGTCAGCCTCTCCATCATCGGCCTGCTGATCATCCTGACCATGTCGTACCGGCAGATCATTTTTGAATACCCGGAGGGCGGGGGCGCCTATATCGTCGGGAAATCCAACCTCGGCGAATGGTCCGGCCTGGTGGCCGCCGCAGCCTTAATGATCGACTATGTGCTGACGGTCGCCGTCAGCGTCGCAGCCGGCATGGCCGCCCTCACCTCGGCCGTCCCGGACTTGCTCCCGCATCGCGAAAGCCTGTGCGTGGCGGCCATTTTGCTCGTCACCGTGGTGAACCTGCGCGGCGTGCGGGAATCGGGGCAGATTTTCGCCGTTCCGACCTACATTTTCATCGGCACCCTGGCCACCATGCTCGGCGTCGGCGCCATCCAAATCCTGTCGGGGCATGCCTCGCGTATCGAACCATTGCCCAGCATGGCCGCGGCGGAACCCTTAACCTTGTTCCTGCTGTTGCGCGCCTTTTCGTCCGGCTGTACGGCGCTGACCGGCGTCGAAGTGATTTCGAACGGCGTGTCGGCATTCAAGAAGCCGGAACCAAAAAATGCCGCGCTGACGATGATCGGCATGGCCGTGATTCTCGGCGCCTTGTTCATCGGCATCAGTTCCATGGCCTATTACTTTGGGATCGTGCCGAAAGAGGATGAAACCGTCGTCTCCCAGATCGCCCGCGCCACCTTCGGAACCGGTCTGCTGTATTACCTGGTGCAAGCTTCGACCATGATCATTTTGATCCTGGCGGCCAACAGCAGCTTCAACGGGTTCCCCCGGCTGGCCTCGATCCTGGCTCGCGACAGTTATATGCCGCATCAGATGGCCATGATGGGCGATCGGCTGGTGTTCTCGAACGGGGTGATTATCCTCGGCATGTTTTCCTGTTTACTGATCATCCTGTTCAACGGCGACACGCACGCGCTCATTCCGCTGTATGCCGTCGGCGTCTTTCTCTCTTTCACCATCTCTCAAGCCGGCATGGTCAAACGGTGGCTCGTGAAGAAAGGACCACACTGGGAGAAAAAACTCCTCGTGAACGGCATCGGGGCCGTCACCACGGCCATCGCCACCATGATTATCGCCAGCACCAAGTTCACGCATGGCGCCTGGATCGTCATTGTCCTCATCCCCCTCTTGATCACGTTCTTTCGAGCGATCCATTCTCACTACAAGGCCGTCTCGGAACAGGTCGCGCTGTCTCGCGGGCACCGCCCGCCCCTGCCGCGCCGGAATATCGTGGTCTTGCCGATCGGGGGCGTCAATCGCGCCGTGATCCGCGCCGTGGACTATGCGCGAAGCCGCTCGGGAGATATCCGGGCGGTCCTGGTGGATGTCGATCCCGAAGAAACCGCCCGGGTGGAAATCCAATGGGCACAATGGGGGTGCGGTGTCCCGCTCACCGTTCTTCCCTCTCCCTATCGCTCCGTACTGAGTTCCCTGCTCGACTATCTGGAGCAGGTCCTGCAAAAGGACCAGGAATGTTGGGTCACCGTGGTCATCCCGGAGATCTTGCCTGCGCGATGGTGGCAGAACATTCTCCACAACCAGCGGGCGTTCATGTTGAAAGGTGCCCTCCTGTTCAAAGATCGTGTGATCCTGACCGACGTCCCCTATCACCTGACGAGGTGA